Proteins from one Deltaproteobacteria bacterium genomic window:
- a CDS encoding DegT/DnrJ/EryC1/StrS family aminotransferase, producing MSALDEIIGSDRAVLFGYARTALEYGYRHLGLGEGDEVLYPDLICDVLMVPCQRLGLKVRFYSVGPDLGPDLESVARLITEKTRAVLAVNYFGFPQDLKKLSEVCKRNGLYLIEDSSHGFLGKADGMALGTRGDIGLLSFRKLVPILNGAALLVNRGAPGAEGLESLRRISAGLPAEKRKPRFASFLKLAEAKYNLQLGRLRKREPVIPPHGSTEGEAMDFRADEWSLAVLSGYPFDREAKRRRENYRKWVEKLSAKGFRMVKELHHGSVPSSCPMLVDERDKWFRRYLVKGYRVSVWPTLPLEVWKSDGSAVSIWKKLILFPV from the coding sequence TTGTCAGCCCTTGACGAAATAATCGGGTCTGACCGCGCCGTCCTCTTCGGATACGCAAGGACCGCCCTTGAATACGGCTACAGGCACTTGGGCCTCGGGGAAGGGGACGAGGTGCTCTATCCGGACCTCATCTGCGACGTGTTGATGGTGCCGTGCCAGAGGCTCGGCCTGAAGGTCAGGTTCTACAGTGTCGGCCCGGACCTTGGCCCCGACCTCGAAAGCGTTGCAAGGCTCATAACGGAAAAGACCAGGGCCGTACTCGCGGTCAATTATTTCGGCTTTCCCCAGGACCTTAAGAAACTTAGCGAGGTCTGCAAAAGGAACGGCCTCTACCTCATTGAGGACAGCTCGCATGGTTTCCTGGGCAAGGCGGACGGGATGGCGCTTGGGACGAGGGGAGACATAGGGCTTTTGAGCTTCAGGAAACTCGTGCCAATCCTGAACGGCGCGGCCCTCCTTGTGAACAGGGGCGCTCCGGGCGCGGAAGGGCTGGAGAGCTTGAGACGGATTAGCGCCGGACTGCCTGCCGAGAAGAGGAAGCCGCGGTTCGCCTCCTTCCTCAAGCTGGCTGAGGCGAAGTATAACCTGCAATTGGGGAGGCTCAGAAAAAGAGAGCCGGTTATTCCCCCGCATGGCTCGACCGAAGGCGAGGCAATGGATTTCAGGGCAGACGAATGGAGCCTCGCTGTACTCTCCGGATACCCCTTCGATAGGGAGGCAAAAAGGCGGAGGGAGAATTACCGGAAATGGGTAGAGAAGCTCTCGGCCAAAGGCTTCAGGATGGTGAAGGAACTCCATCATGGATCGGTCCCTTCAAGCTGCCCGATGCTCGTGGACGAACGGGACAAATGGTTCAGGAGATATCTAGTGAAAGGTTACAGAGTGAGCGTCTGGCCCACGCTCCCGCTTGAAGTCTGGAAGTCGGACGGCAGCGCGGTCTCCATCTGGAAAAAGCTCATTTTATTCCCGGTATAG
- a CDS encoding dTDP-4-dehydrorhamnose 3,5-epimerase family protein has protein sequence MIEGLQTEPLPQFPDERGRVMRMLRADCPGFEGFGEIYFSTVNPGKVKAWKRHLRMTQRFAVPVGRIRLVFHDTRPGALTNGETVVMETGESDYRLIRVPPLLWYGFMGISDGPALIANCTDIPHSPDEAERMEIENPIIRYDWGA, from the coding sequence TTGATAGAGGGACTTCAAACGGAACCGCTTCCGCAGTTCCCGGACGAGAGGGGCAGGGTAATGAGGATGCTCAGGGCCGACTGCCCGGGTTTCGAGGGCTTCGGGGAAATATATTTCTCGACCGTGAACCCCGGGAAGGTGAAGGCGTGGAAGAGGCACCTCAGGATGACCCAGCGCTTCGCCGTCCCCGTCGGAAGAATAAGGCTCGTATTCCATGACACTCGCCCCGGCGCTCTAACGAACGGGGAGACGGTCGTCATGGAGACCGGCGAGTCAGATTACAGGCTCATACGGGTTCCCCCGCTGCTCTGGTATGGCTTCATGGGCATATCCGATGGCCCGGCGCTCATAGCGAACTGCACGGACATCCCGCACAGCCCGGATGAGGCGGAGCGCATGGAAATCGAGAACCCGATTATTCGATACGATTGGGGGGCCTGA
- the rfbG gene encoding CDP-glucose 4,6-dehydratase gives MELSGGAIQLFGGAYKGKKALVTGHTGFKGSWLAIWLTSLGAEVAGFSSYLPSSPCNFTASSLERAVDHRWGDVREIERLKSVFEDFRPEVVFHLAAQPIVRMSYADPKLTFDTNVGGTVNVLECVRSSRSVKAAVIVTSDKCYENIECVWGYRENDRLGGRDPYSASKACAEIAASAYARSFRPTCDAPRIATARAGNVVGGGDWAESRVIPDCVRAWSEGREAVIRNPSSTRPWQHVLEPLSGYLWLGADLLASERLHGESFNFGPDQKVNKPVSELIDLFTAYWGGPGWRRGDGEDGRKESALLKLSCDKALHELGWRPVLSFEDTIRLTAEWYRRYYSGGKDMYAFSAEQIEFYLSEAATAGLPWAGEGALS, from the coding sequence ATGGAACTGAGCGGGGGAGCGATACAGCTCTTCGGGGGCGCGTACAAAGGGAAAAAGGCGCTCGTGACCGGGCACACGGGCTTCAAGGGCTCGTGGCTCGCCATCTGGCTTACCTCTCTCGGCGCGGAGGTGGCGGGGTTCTCTTCATACCTCCCTTCAAGCCCGTGCAACTTCACGGCATCCAGCCTCGAAAGGGCCGTAGACCACCGCTGGGGCGACGTAAGGGAGATAGAAAGGCTCAAGTCCGTCTTTGAGGACTTCCGGCCCGAGGTCGTCTTCCATCTCGCGGCCCAGCCCATAGTGCGCATGTCCTATGCCGACCCCAAGCTCACCTTTGATACGAACGTCGGCGGGACCGTTAATGTGCTCGAATGCGTGCGGTCATCCAGGTCGGTGAAGGCGGCTGTCATAGTTACGAGCGACAAGTGCTACGAGAATATCGAGTGCGTCTGGGGCTACCGTGAAAACGACAGGCTCGGCGGCAGAGACCCGTACAGCGCCTCAAAGGCCTGCGCGGAAATAGCGGCAAGCGCTTACGCGAGGTCTTTCCGGCCCACGTGCGATGCGCCAAGGATTGCGACCGCAAGGGCCGGGAACGTGGTCGGCGGCGGCGATTGGGCCGAATCGAGGGTCATACCGGATTGCGTGCGGGCCTGGTCGGAAGGGAGGGAGGCGGTAATAAGGAACCCGTCCTCCACAAGGCCCTGGCAGCACGTGCTCGAACCATTGAGCGGATACCTTTGGCTCGGGGCGGACCTCCTTGCCTCGGAAAGGCTCCACGGCGAGTCCTTCAATTTCGGGCCCGACCAGAAGGTAAATAAGCCCGTCTCCGAGCTCATAGACCTTTTCACCGCGTACTGGGGAGGCCCCGGATGGAGGCGCGGTGACGGTGAGGACGGCAGGAAGGAGAGCGCGCTCCTGAAATTATCGTGCGATAAGGCCCTGCACGAACTCGGCTGGCGGCCTGTCCTCTCGTTCGAGGATACGATAAGGCTCACGGCAGAATGGTACAGGCGCTATTACTCGGGCGGGAAGGATATGTACGCCTTTTCGGCGGAGCAGATAGAGTTTTATTTGTCGGAGGCCGCAACGGCCGGGCTTCCGTGGGCGGGGGAGGGCGCGCTGTCTTGA
- a CDS encoding aspartate aminotransferase family protein — MIDFSDVKATGAWSSMEDEAFMRDLGKAEKETASRVIRERGYRHTSCHGRVSINPLVFESGQGSILKDADGNRYLDLGSGIYVTNLGHSHPKVSEAVSRHAKTLMNCHDYMTPVKAAFLERLAGCLGGELNNIHLYDNGTTAVEFAIRAARTITGRHEIISFFSDHHGKTYGSAALGRLTPSNGPARPSGFHLVPRPDPYRPLWTTPDGKIDIDAYITFYEQYIKEATTGLVAAFVLEPIQGWGGTIIPPDDFLSKLERLCKSRGILLVTDEILTGSGRTGRWLSADWWGVRPDITVLGKGLGNGFPMSALVVKEEHAWALPKIAPSTTFGGNPMASAAGLATIEAIEEEGAMERSVDNGNYLLGKLKELKEAHPIIGDVRGKGCLLGMEFVWDRETKKPFIEAASEVYAECIKRKLIPGVPVVHLLRLAPQLTIRREMLDTAVAILDESIGKVEIKFGIKGGHGKMRATV; from the coding sequence ATGATCGATTTCAGCGACGTAAAAGCAACCGGGGCATGGTCCTCCATGGAGGACGAGGCCTTCATGCGAGACCTCGGCAAGGCTGAAAAGGAGACCGCTTCCAGGGTGATTCGGGAGCGCGGGTACAGGCACACTTCCTGCCACGGAAGGGTGAGCATAAACCCGCTGGTATTCGAGTCCGGACAGGGAAGCATCCTGAAGGACGCGGACGGGAACAGGTACCTCGACCTGGGCTCAGGCATCTATGTCACGAACCTCGGCCACTCGCACCCCAAGGTATCCGAAGCGGTCTCAAGGCACGCGAAGACACTCATGAACTGCCATGATTACATGACCCCGGTAAAGGCCGCCTTCCTCGAAAGGCTCGCGGGATGCCTCGGAGGGGAGCTCAATAACATACACCTCTATGATAACGGCACGACCGCCGTAGAGTTCGCAATCCGCGCGGCAAGGACCATAACCGGAAGGCACGAGATAATCTCTTTCTTCTCCGACCACCACGGAAAGACATACGGCTCCGCAGCGCTCGGCCGCCTTACGCCCTCGAACGGGCCTGCCCGGCCTTCCGGATTTCATCTGGTCCCGAGGCCCGACCCTTACCGCCCGTTATGGACAACCCCGGACGGGAAGATTGATATAGACGCTTATATCACGTTCTACGAGCAGTATATAAAGGAAGCGACCACAGGGCTTGTGGCGGCCTTCGTGCTCGAGCCCATTCAGGGATGGGGCGGCACCATAATACCGCCCGACGATTTCCTGTCGAAGCTTGAGCGCCTGTGCAAATCGCGCGGCATACTCCTCGTGACCGACGAGATACTCACCGGCTCTGGGAGGACCGGGAGATGGCTCTCGGCCGACTGGTGGGGCGTCAGGCCGGACATAACCGTCCTCGGCAAGGGGCTCGGGAACGGCTTCCCCATGAGCGCGCTCGTGGTGAAGGAGGAGCACGCGTGGGCCCTCCCGAAAATAGCGCCCTCGACCACCTTCGGCGGGAACCCGATGGCCTCAGCCGCCGGGCTTGCGACAATCGAGGCCATCGAGGAAGAGGGCGCAATGGAGCGGTCCGTAGATAACGGGAATTACCTTCTCGGGAAATTGAAGGAGCTTAAGGAGGCGCATCCCATAATAGGCGACGTAAGGGGAAAGGGCTGCCTCCTGGGGATGGAGTTCGTCTGGGACCGGGAAACGAAAAAGCCATTTATCGAGGCCGCCTCCGAGGTATACGCCGAGTGCATTAAAAGGAAGCTCATACCCGGCGTGCCTGTTGTGCATCTCCTGAGGCTCGCGCCGCAACTGACAATAAGAAGAGAGATGCTGGATACTGCGGTCGCCATACTGGATGAGAGCATAGGAAAGGTGGAGATCAAATTCGGGATAAAGGGCGGGCACGGAAAAATGAGGGCGACCGTATGA
- a CDS encoding glycosyltransferase: MPQPRVSVIMNCLNGAKYLRASIESVYAQTCKDWEIVFWDNASTDGSGEIARGYDRRLRYFRSTETIPLGRARNMSLQEARGELIAFLDCDDLWMPEKLEKQVPLFDRNPRTGLVFSDTFFFNDNGETRRLYANSRPPRGMVFKRLLTDYFLSLETVVIRKSALDGLSEWFDERLEVNEEADLFIRIAYWWEADCVHEPLAKWRVHAGSLTWQKKERFAIESQLMLDKYIGLFPGLREEAAGEVESMRRRISKQRFMNAWEKGDGSGRSMLKPYLGKDPKALALYMASFLPYRAAAPLIGYYRERRGLVSP, translated from the coding sequence ATGCCTCAGCCGAGGGTGAGCGTCATAATGAATTGCCTGAACGGCGCCAAGTACCTGCGCGCTTCCATTGAAAGCGTCTACGCACAGACCTGCAAGGACTGGGAGATCGTATTCTGGGACAACGCCTCGACTGACGGAAGCGGCGAGATAGCCCGTGGCTATGACCGGAGGCTCAGGTATTTCAGGAGCACTGAGACTATCCCGCTCGGCAGGGCAAGGAACATGTCCTTGCAGGAGGCAAGGGGCGAGCTCATAGCATTTCTCGATTGCGACGACCTCTGGATGCCTGAGAAGCTTGAGAAGCAGGTGCCGCTATTCGATAGAAACCCGAGGACAGGCCTGGTCTTCTCGGATACCTTTTTCTTCAACGACAACGGGGAGACAAGGCGGCTTTACGCCAACTCCAGGCCTCCGAGGGGCATGGTCTTTAAGCGACTCCTTACCGATTACTTCCTTTCCTTGGAGACGGTCGTCATAAGAAAGAGCGCTCTCGACGGGCTATCCGAATGGTTTGACGAGAGGCTTGAGGTGAACGAGGAGGCGGACCTCTTTATAAGGATAGCGTACTGGTGGGAGGCCGACTGCGTTCACGAGCCCCTGGCCAAATGGCGGGTGCATGCGGGAAGCCTCACATGGCAAAAAAAGGAACGGTTCGCAATCGAAAGCCAGCTGATGCTCGATAAGTATATCGGGCTTTTCCCCGGCCTCAGGGAGGAGGCCGCCGGAGAGGTCGAATCAATGAGGCGGAGGATATCGAAGCAGAGGTTCATGAACGCGTGGGAAAAGGGGGACGGGAGCGGGCGGAGCATGCTCAAGCCCTATCTCGGCAAAGACCCGAAGGCGCTGGCACTTTACATGGCCTCGTTTTTACCTTACAGGGCCGCCGCGCCGCTCATAGGATATTACCGTGAGCGGAGGGGCCTTGTCAGCCCTTGA
- a CDS encoding HAD family hydrolase — protein sequence MDEIIEYHRAHEGISRYRKFRHIHEKILGIEYTEAAGQKLGEEFSALVYEKVLNAPFVKGASEFLERHHAEYLMFIASGTPAEELADIVRARGIAGYFRGVYGSPMIKTEALRDIMRRHGLSGEEVVLVGDAESDRNAANEAGTHFIARVPGSGPLKNERHKIKDLSGLMKLMNGLGR from the coding sequence GTGGACGAGATAATCGAGTACCACCGCGCCCACGAAGGGATCTCGCGATACAGGAAGTTCAGGCACATCCACGAGAAGATACTTGGTATCGAATACACCGAAGCGGCCGGGCAGAAGCTCGGAGAAGAATTCTCGGCCCTTGTCTATGAAAAAGTGCTTAATGCCCCGTTCGTAAAAGGCGCGTCAGAGTTCCTCGAAAGACACCATGCCGAATACCTCATGTTCATAGCCTCTGGGACCCCGGCGGAAGAGCTTGCCGATATCGTAAGGGCAAGGGGGATCGCCGGATACTTCAGGGGCGTTTACGGGAGTCCCATGATAAAGACGGAGGCGCTAAGGGACATAATGAGAAGGCACGGCCTCTCAGGTGAAGAGGTCGTACTTGTCGGAGATGCCGAATCGGATAGAAACGCAGCCAATGAGGCCGGGACCCATTTCATAGCGAGGGTTCCAGGCAGCGGCCCGCTAAAAAACGAAAGGCACAAGATAAAAGACCTCAGCGGGCTTATGAAGCTCATGAACGGGCTTGGCCGATAA
- the rfbF gene encoding glucose-1-phosphate cytidylyltransferase: MKVVILAGGLGTRLSEETSLRPKPIVEIGGKPILWHIMNIYGAHGFSEFVVALGYKGGLIKEYFLNYYLHQSDLTVDLGTGRVETEGNGKKDWRVHLVDTGADSMTGGRLKKLRNKLKGSTFMLTYGDGVADVDIKKLLEFHRSHGRTATVTVVRPSARFGEVRFNGDRHEIMDFKEKPQTGEGWVNGGFFVFEPAVFDYIDGDDTVLEAGPLETLAKKRELMAFRHEGFWQCMDTMRDKQFLERLWESGNARWKVWN; this comes from the coding sequence ATGAAGGTGGTCATACTCGCCGGAGGGCTCGGCACGAGGCTCAGCGAGGAGACCTCTTTGAGGCCCAAGCCCATCGTCGAGATAGGCGGCAAGCCCATCCTCTGGCACATCATGAACATATACGGGGCGCACGGCTTTAGCGAGTTCGTCGTGGCCCTCGGCTACAAGGGCGGCCTCATAAAGGAGTATTTCCTCAACTACTACCTTCACCAGAGCGATTTGACGGTCGACCTCGGCACGGGGAGGGTCGAGACCGAAGGGAACGGGAAAAAGGACTGGCGGGTCCATCTCGTCGACACCGGCGCGGACTCGATGACAGGCGGGAGGCTGAAAAAACTCAGGAACAAGCTCAAGGGCTCTACCTTCATGCTCACCTATGGGGACGGCGTGGCTGACGTCGATATAAAGAAGCTCCTTGAATTCCACAGGTCCCACGGGAGGACGGCTACGGTCACGGTCGTACGCCCCTCGGCGCGGTTCGGCGAGGTGAGGTTCAACGGCGATCGCCACGAGATCATGGATTTCAAGGAGAAGCCGCAGACAGGCGAGGGCTGGGTGAACGGGGGTTTCTTCGTCTTCGAGCCCGCCGTATTCGACTATATCGACGGAGACGATACCGTGCTCGAGGCCGGGCCGCTTGAGACCCTCGCGAAGAAGAGGGAGCTCATGGCCTTCAGGCACGAGGGCTTCTGGCAGTGCATGGACACTATGAGGGACAAGCAATTCCTGGAGAGGCTCTGGGAGAGCGGTAACGCGAGGTGGAAGGTATGGAACTGA
- a CDS encoding NAD(P)-dependent oxidoreductase — MRKAVVFGGAGFLGSHVADELTSEGLEVAIFDRKRSPFLQPSQKMLVGDILNEKQVREAVRGADFVYNFAGIADIEECRARPIDTVKYNILGNSIILEAAASEKAERFVFASTMYVYSDAGAFYRISKQASELMIEDFSRLHGLPYTIMRYGSLYGERSDERNSVFRILKEAVTEGRITYYGSGEEEREFLHVKDAARSSVEVLDKSFRNECVIVTGHKAVKYREFLEMVAEMLKGRVVVEYRERKQDTHYRITPYAFSPRFAKKMSPPQHVDLGQGLLHCINEIYTGMQDEKRKYVELSLGSMDMS; from the coding sequence ATGAGAAAGGCGGTCGTTTTCGGTGGAGCGGGCTTTCTGGGAAGCCATGTGGCTGACGAGCTCACAAGTGAGGGACTCGAGGTCGCGATATTCGACAGAAAACGCTCGCCCTTTCTCCAGCCCTCCCAGAAGATGCTCGTTGGCGACATACTGAACGAGAAGCAGGTCAGGGAGGCCGTGAGGGGCGCGGACTTTGTCTACAACTTCGCCGGTATTGCGGACATAGAGGAGTGCCGGGCAAGGCCCATAGACACGGTCAAATACAATATCCTCGGGAACTCCATAATCCTTGAGGCCGCAGCCTCGGAGAAAGCGGAAAGGTTCGTGTTCGCGAGCACCATGTACGTATACAGCGACGCAGGGGCCTTCTACAGGATAAGCAAGCAGGCATCCGAGCTGATGATAGAGGACTTTAGCCGCCTTCACGGGCTCCCCTACACGATAATGAGGTACGGCTCTCTTTACGGAGAGCGCTCTGATGAGAGGAATAGCGTATTCCGGATTCTCAAGGAGGCGGTTACGGAGGGTAGGATCACCTATTACGGGAGCGGCGAAGAGGAAAGGGAGTTCCTGCACGTGAAGGACGCGGCAAGGTCGAGCGTCGAGGTGCTCGATAAATCCTTCAGGAACGAATGCGTGATAGTGACGGGGCACAAGGCGGTGAAGTACAGGGAGTTCCTCGAGATGGTGGCCGAGATGCTCAAGGGCAGGGTGGTGGTCGAGTACAGGGAAAGAAAGCAGGATACCCATTACAGGATAACCCCCTACGCCTTCAGCCCGAGGTTCGCAAAGAAGATGAGCCCTCCGCAGCACGTGGACCTGGGGCAGGGGCTCCTTCATTGCATAAACGAGATATACACGGGAATGCAGGATGAGAAGAGGAAGTATGTGGAGTTGTCGCTCGGAAGCATGGACATGAGCTGA
- a CDS encoding GNAT family N-acetyltransferase encodes MPISIRITESFDALEKPAHAWERLATDERLHIFSGPAWNLAWWKAFGNGKRLRLYAGYDGSELVGVWPFCIRKGSFKDLRGTVIETLSGRSSDYGLPAVRTGHEDAFVGAVAEDLFSEARGKILDFPHLPVGHPAALALDETIKGTGARIHETASICPRLEFGEDYASTEKSWKKSLRTDLRRQRRRLEDAGRLNLHVPEGKEEVLAFLPLFFRMHSARWSRRGFNMKFLDGEEADFYRALVEGLHGRGLHFSYLSCGNEIISMHFGFVSNKWLFWYTPAYNPDFERHSPGKVHIGMLVERGLMEGLKGIDFLQGDEPYKLQWSTGKVETLSLTCAAGLSLRLRWLVSTRPWLIENFGRFLRRRGPVPRPTA; translated from the coding sequence ATGCCCATATCGATACGCATAACCGAATCCTTTGATGCCCTGGAAAAACCGGCCCATGCATGGGAGAGGCTGGCAACAGACGAACGCCTTCACATATTTTCCGGCCCAGCATGGAACCTGGCCTGGTGGAAGGCCTTTGGAAACGGGAAGAGGCTCCGCCTCTATGCCGGATACGACGGGAGCGAGCTTGTCGGGGTATGGCCTTTCTGCATAAGGAAAGGCTCTTTCAAAGACCTTCGCGGCACTGTCATTGAGACACTTTCAGGCCGTAGCTCCGACTACGGACTGCCTGCTGTGAGGACCGGCCATGAGGACGCCTTCGTGGGCGCGGTCGCTGAAGACCTTTTTTCAGAAGCCCGCGGCAAGATACTCGATTTCCCGCACCTCCCCGTTGGGCATCCTGCGGCACTGGCTCTTGACGAGACCATAAAAGGTACTGGCGCGCGCATCCATGAAACGGCCTCCATATGCCCGAGGCTCGAATTCGGAGAGGATTACGCCTCAACCGAAAAATCCTGGAAAAAGTCCCTGAGGACCGATCTGAGGAGGCAGAGAAGGAGGCTTGAGGATGCCGGGCGTTTGAACCTCCATGTGCCTGAAGGGAAAGAGGAGGTCCTGGCGTTCCTGCCGCTCTTTTTCAGGATGCATTCGGCCCGCTGGAGCCGGAGGGGCTTCAATATGAAATTCCTCGATGGCGAAGAGGCGGATTTCTACCGTGCCCTTGTGGAAGGCCTCCACGGAAGGGGGCTTCACTTCTCATACCTCTCATGCGGCAATGAGATCATCAGCATGCATTTCGGTTTCGTCTCGAACAAATGGCTCTTCTGGTATACCCCGGCCTACAACCCGGACTTCGAGAGGCACTCCCCGGGAAAGGTGCATATCGGGATGCTGGTTGAGAGGGGGCTAATGGAAGGGCTCAAGGGCATCGATTTCCTCCAGGGCGACGAGCCGTATAAACTGCAATGGAGCACCGGGAAGGTCGAGACGCTGTCATTGACCTGCGCTGCAGGACTTTCACTGCGCTTAAGGTGGCTTGTCTCGACAAGGCCGTGGCTTATTGAAAACTTCGGGCGGTTCCTTAGGAGGCGTGGACCTGTCCCCAGGCCCACGGCATGA
- a CDS encoding B12-binding domain-containing radical SAM protein produces the protein MRSRTVVLINPGHDDEVDPKVARSFGARTRKVQREDPPVSILNLGAFIRDHGYDVAVVDTHVEPEYRKVIGDLLKEKPLAIGFSVIIGKFAKNALGLTKMAKELAPDVPVVWGGKLVHLAGHLALERPDIDFVITGDGEFPFLKLLDALRDGRDYRGIPGVGYREDGRQVINENTFRVERLDDIYISKDFGWELVRKHVNRQQVPYFINLYTSRGCKFNCSFCYLKDIKELESGMRLRRRSAENIIREIDYLHENFGIDVVTFGDDDFLSEAENILPVFEYLKRKGIYIEHIWTNIHNLRPENIALLKGICQTVCYSIETASPRLQKILRKRISAEKIIEVNRSLRKAGINTVHNFLFGVPTETDEETRMNIELMRKLKEVNPYMRANTYILSPIPGTPIFQYAEELAGKKIRWDLHDLASFHFRYMDNAAPKFRPYFIPEDNLHYETVSEITNELFMELNSGPTPEQLERIRRSPRLGYIFQDIESISRPKKKTRKYILDLVLEASERGLAAPAIEPF, from the coding sequence ATGAGAAGCAGAACCGTCGTACTCATAAACCCCGGCCATGACGATGAGGTAGACCCGAAGGTCGCCCGTTCGTTCGGCGCAAGGACGAGGAAGGTCCAGAGAGAGGACCCGCCCGTCTCCATCCTGAACCTCGGCGCGTTCATCCGTGACCACGGCTATGATGTCGCGGTGGTCGATACCCATGTGGAGCCCGAATACAGGAAGGTCATAGGAGACCTCCTCAAGGAAAAGCCGCTCGCAATCGGGTTCTCGGTCATCATAGGCAAGTTCGCGAAAAACGCGCTCGGCCTGACGAAGATGGCGAAGGAGCTCGCGCCGGATGTTCCGGTCGTATGGGGCGGAAAGCTCGTACACCTTGCAGGGCATCTCGCGCTCGAGCGCCCCGACATAGATTTCGTAATAACCGGCGACGGGGAGTTCCCGTTTTTGAAGCTTCTCGATGCGCTTAGGGATGGAAGAGATTACAGGGGCATCCCGGGCGTGGGTTATCGCGAGGACGGAAGGCAGGTAATAAACGAGAACACATTCAGGGTCGAAAGGCTCGACGACATATACATATCGAAGGACTTCGGCTGGGAGCTCGTGAGGAAGCACGTGAACAGGCAACAGGTCCCGTATTTCATAAACCTTTACACGAGCAGGGGCTGCAAGTTCAACTGCTCCTTCTGTTACCTGAAGGACATAAAGGAGCTAGAAAGCGGGATGCGCCTCAGGAGGAGGTCCGCGGAAAACATCATAAGGGAAATAGACTACCTTCATGAAAACTTCGGGATAGACGTCGTCACCTTCGGGGACGACGACTTCCTTTCGGAAGCGGAAAACATACTTCCCGTATTCGAATACCTGAAAAGAAAGGGCATCTACATAGAACACATCTGGACCAACATACATAACCTCAGGCCCGAGAACATCGCGCTCCTTAAGGGCATCTGCCAGACCGTATGCTACTCGATAGAAACCGCCTCGCCGAGGCTCCAGAAGATTTTAAGAAAGAGGATATCGGCTGAAAAGATAATCGAGGTGAATAGAAGCCTGAGAAAGGCGGGCATAAACACCGTCCACAACTTCCTCTTCGGAGTGCCGACCGAGACCGACGAGGAGACCAGGATGAACATAGAGCTCATGAGGAAGCTTAAGGAAGTGAACCCCTACATGAGGGCCAATACTTATATCCTCAGCCCCATACCAGGGACCCCCATATTCCAGTACGCTGAGGAGCTTGCCGGAAAGAAGATACGGTGGGATCTTCATGACCTCGCGAGCTTCCATTTCCGCTATATGGATAACGCAGCTCCCAAATTCCGCCCGTATTTCATCCCGGAAGATAATCTGCATTATGAAACGGTCTCGGAGATAACGAACGAGCTCTTTATGGAGCTCAATTCCGGCCCAACCCCGGAACAACTTGAAAGAATAAGGAGAAGTCCGAGACTCGGCTACATCTTTCAGGATATCGAGTCCATCAGCAGGCCTAAGAAAAAAACGCGGAAGTACATCCTGGACCTCGTGCTCGAGGCTTCGGAGAGAGGGCTTGCTGCGCCTGCCATAGAGCCGTTTTAG